The following proteins are encoded in a genomic region of Mycolicibacterium rutilum:
- the rpmF gene encoding 50S ribosomal protein L32, translating to MAVPKRRMSRANTRSRRAQWKTKATGLVNVNVAGQQHKVPRRLLKAARLGLIDLDRR from the coding sequence ATGGCTGTGCCCAAGCGCAGGATGTCGCGCGCGAACACCCGTAGCCGTCGCGCGCAGTGGAAGACGAAGGCCACCGGGCTGGTCAACGTGAACGTCGCGGGCCAGCAGCACAAGGTGCCGCGCCGCCTGCTCAAGGCCGCCCGCCTCGGCCTGATCGACCTCGACCGCCGCTAG
- a CDS encoding response regulator transcription factor, whose translation MRILVVDDDRAVRESLRRSLSFNGYAVELAQDGVEALEAIASDRPDALVLDVMMPRLDGLEVCRQLRSTGDDLPILVLTARDSVSERVAGLDAGADDYLPKPFALEELLARMRALLRRTNLDEGADSAAMTFSDLSLDPVTREVTRGDRQISLTRTEFALLEMLIANPRRVLTRSRILEEVWGFDFPTSGNALEVYVGYLRRKTEAEGEPRLIHTVRGVGYVLRETPP comes from the coding sequence GTGCGCATTCTTGTCGTTGACGACGATCGCGCGGTGCGCGAGTCGCTGCGCCGCTCGCTTTCCTTCAACGGGTACGCGGTCGAACTGGCCCAGGACGGTGTCGAGGCACTGGAGGCGATCGCCAGCGACCGGCCCGACGCGCTGGTGCTGGACGTGATGATGCCCCGCCTCGACGGCCTCGAGGTGTGCCGCCAGCTGCGTAGCACCGGCGACGACCTACCGATCCTCGTGCTCACGGCCCGCGACTCGGTCTCCGAGCGGGTGGCCGGACTCGACGCCGGCGCCGACGACTATCTGCCCAAGCCGTTCGCGCTCGAGGAACTGCTGGCCCGCATGCGCGCGCTGCTGCGCCGCACCAACCTCGACGAGGGTGCCGATTCGGCGGCCATGACGTTCTCCGACCTGTCACTGGATCCGGTCACCCGCGAGGTCACCCGCGGTGACCGCCAGATCAGTCTGACCCGCACCGAGTTCGCGTTGCTCGAGATGCTGATCGCCAACCCCCGTCGCGTGCTGACCCGCAGCCGCATCCTCGAAGAGGTGTGGGGCTTCGACTTCCCGACGTCTGGTAACGCCCTCGAGGTGTACGTCGGTTACCTGCGTCGCAAGACCGAAGCCGAAGGAGAGCCGCGACTGATCCACACCGTGCGCGGGGTGGGTTACGTGCTGCGCGAGACGCCTCCGTGA